In the genome of Bos mutus isolate GX-2022 chromosome 20, NWIPB_WYAK_1.1, whole genome shotgun sequence, one region contains:
- the BTF3 gene encoding transcription factor BTF3 isoform X2, which translates to MKETIMNQEKLAKLQAQVRIGGKGTARRKKKVVHRTATADDKKLQFSLKKLGVNNISGIEEVNMFTNQGTVIHFNNPKVQASLAANTFTITGHAETKQLTEMLPSILNQLGADSLTSLRRLAEALPKQSVDGKAPLATGEEDDDEVPDLVENFDEASKNEAN; encoded by the exons ATGAAAGAAACTATCATGAACCAGGAGAAACTCGCCAAACTGCAGGCACAAGTGCGCATTGGTGGGAAA GGAACTGCTCGCAGAAAGAAGAAGGTGGTTCATAGAACAGCAACAGCAGATGACAAAAAACTTCAGTTCTCTTTAAAGAAGTTAGGGGTAAACAATATCTCTGGTATTGAAGAG gtgaATATGTTCACAAATCAAGGAACAGTGATCCACTTTAACAACCCTAAAGTTCAGGCATCTCTGGCAGCAAACACTTTCACCATTACGGGCCACGCTGAGACAAAGCAACTGACAGAAATGCTCCCCAGCATCTTAAACCAGCTTGGTGCCGACAGTCTGACCAGTTTAAGGAGACTGGCTGAAGCTCTGCCCAAACAAT CTGTGGATGGAAAAGCACCACTTGCCACTGGAGAGGAGGATGATGATGAAGTTCCAG aTCTTGTGGAGAATTTTGATGAGGCTTCCAAGAATGAAGCAAACTGA
- the BTF3 gene encoding transcription factor BTF3 isoform X1 gives MRRTGAPTQADSRGRGRARGGCPGGEAAASLPPPPGGTRGQEPQMKETIMNQEKLAKLQAQVRIGGKGTARRKKKVVHRTATADDKKLQFSLKKLGVNNISGIEEVNMFTNQGTVIHFNNPKVQASLAANTFTITGHAETKQLTEMLPSILNQLGADSLTSLRRLAEALPKQSVDGKAPLATGEEDDDEVPDLVENFDEASKNEAN, from the exons ATGCGACGGACAGGCGCACCCACTCAGGCTGACTCTCGGGGTCGAGGTCGGGCCAGGGGCGGCTGCCCTGGGGGCGAGGCGGCGGCATCTCTTCCTCCACCTCCCGGCGGAACCCGAGGACAGGAGCCTCAG ATGAAAGAAACTATCATGAACCAGGAGAAACTCGCCAAACTGCAGGCACAAGTGCGCATTGGTGGGAAA GGAACTGCTCGCAGAAAGAAGAAGGTGGTTCATAGAACAGCAACAGCAGATGACAAAAAACTTCAGTTCTCTTTAAAGAAGTTAGGGGTAAACAATATCTCTGGTATTGAAGAG gtgaATATGTTCACAAATCAAGGAACAGTGATCCACTTTAACAACCCTAAAGTTCAGGCATCTCTGGCAGCAAACACTTTCACCATTACGGGCCACGCTGAGACAAAGCAACTGACAGAAATGCTCCCCAGCATCTTAAACCAGCTTGGTGCCGACAGTCTGACCAGTTTAAGGAGACTGGCTGAAGCTCTGCCCAAACAAT CTGTGGATGGAAAAGCACCACTTGCCACTGGAGAGGAGGATGATGATGAAGTTCCAG aTCTTGTGGAGAATTTTGATGAGGCTTCCAAGAATGAAGCAAACTGA
- the BTF3 gene encoding transcription factor BTF3 isoform X3, with protein sequence MFTNQGTVIHFNNPKVQASLAANTFTITGHAETKQLTEMLPSILNQLGADSLTSLRRLAEALPKQSVDGKAPLATGEEDDDEVPDLVENFDEASKNEAN encoded by the exons ATGTTCACAAATCAAGGAACAGTGATCCACTTTAACAACCCTAAAGTTCAGGCATCTCTGGCAGCAAACACTTTCACCATTACGGGCCACGCTGAGACAAAGCAACTGACAGAAATGCTCCCCAGCATCTTAAACCAGCTTGGTGCCGACAGTCTGACCAGTTTAAGGAGACTGGCTGAAGCTCTGCCCAAACAAT CTGTGGATGGAAAAGCACCACTTGCCACTGGAGAGGAGGATGATGATGAAGTTCCAG aTCTTGTGGAGAATTTTGATGAGGCTTCCAAGAATGAAGCAAACTGA